The Solanum lycopersicum chromosome 9, SLM_r2.1 genome window below encodes:
- the LOC101266757 gene encoding uncharacterized protein, translated as MDFFKSILSDDPEPDPPLPKKPHDSSPEKEIVPDQNLEKPNSRSDSNAADGADGPDAGVWSFGGLLKTLSTRSESVLETYRRDLQEFGSGLKKETELFREVASRAVKDLPNSIEVGTTVSHAIDGVIKSTTEIISQGKDTLLASSDAESETPDANQTLNSGRYSRFESQLMNIQSDPNTFCVDPEDLEEYKKWKSEFDLKENSKEVEILIEENGSLEGIFKRVVPNEVDNETFWCRYFYKVYKLKQQESVRANLVKRAISIDDEEELSWDVDDDDDNNEQENIAKSKFDEKGKEGSVVESSVNDVKKESATQDSTNVAKEVPANKSEPSKQDSTNIAKEVPTNKSEPITQDSTNVAKEVPTNKSEPNKQDSTNAVKQDESQTISSASVDRKEESQPNVDGGGKSKVVESVGSNKDSKKEDAEVTPLVKKEEEVVKGSEGKSDKDGSGKDGDVPIASSQKTTGADEDDLDWDEIEDVDGIDDKKATSHVASTNRDDLRKRLSVEEDDEDLSWD; from the coding sequence ATCCCGAACCGGACCCTCCACTACCCAAAAAGCCCCATGATTCTTCACCGGAAAAGGAAATTGTACCGGATcagaatcttgaaaaacccaATTCACGATCTGATTCAAACGCCGCCGACGGCGCTGATGGTCCTGATGCTGGTGTTTGGAGTTTCGGAGGTTTGTTGAAGACATTATCAACCCGATCCGAATCAGTGCTCGAGACATACCGTCGGGATCTACAGGAATTCGGATCCGGGTTGAAGAAAGAAACCGAATTGTTCCGTGAAGTAGCTAGTCGAGCTGTTAAGGATCTTCCTAACTCGATCGAGGTCGGAACTACCGTCAGCCACGCCATTGACGGTGTTATCAAATCGACAACTGAGATTATATCACAAGGTAAAGATACTCTTCTCGCTTCCTCTGATGCTGAATCCGAAACCCCAGATGCGAATCAGACCTTGAATTCGGGTCGGTACAGTCGGTTTGAATCTCAATTGATGAATATCCAGAGTGACCCGAATACGTTCTGTGTGGATCCTGAGGATTTGGAGGAGTACAAGAAGTGGAAATCTGAGTTTGATTTGAAGGAAAATAGTAAGGAAGTTGAGATTTTGATTGAAGAAAATGGATCTTTGGAAGGTATATTCAAAAGGGTTGTGCCTAATGAAGTTGATAATGAGACTTTTTGGTGTCGATATTTTTATAAAGTGTATAAGCTTAAGCAACAAGAGAGTGTAAGAGCTAATCTTGTGAAGAGAGCAATATCTatagatgatgaagaagaattgTCTTGGGATgtcgatgatgatgacgacaaTAATGAACAAGAGAACATTGCCAAATCGAAATTCGATGAGAAGGGAAAAGAGGGTTCTGTTGTTGAAAGCTCTGTCAATGATGTAAAGAAAGAATCTGCCACTCAAGATTCAACAAACGTTGCAAAGGAAGTGCCTGCTAATAAGAGTGAGCCAAGCAAGCAGGATTCGACCAACATTGCAAAGGAAGTGCCTACTAATAAAAGTGAACCAATCACGCAGGATTCAACCAACGTTGCGAAGGAAGTGCCTACTAATAAAAGTGAACCAAACAAGCAGGATTCGACCAACGCTGTAAAACAGGACGAATCACAAACTATAAGTTCGGCTTCTGTTGATAGGAAAGAAGAGAGTCAGCCTAATGTAGATGGTGGTGGCAAGAGTAAGGTCGTAGAATCAGTTGGGAGTAACAAAGATAGTAAGAAAGAAGACGCTGAAGTTACTCCTCTGGTTAAAAAGGAGGAAGAGGTAGTAAAAGGTTCAGAGGGGAAAAGTGATAAGGATGGATCAGGCAAAGATGGTGATGTCCCTATTGCTTCAAGTCAAAAGACGACTGGGGCCGATGAGGACGACTTGGATTGGGATGAGATTGAGGACGTTGACGGTATTGATGACAAAAAGGCAACTTCTCATGTTGCAAGCACCAATAGAGATGATTTGAGGAAGAGGCTTAGTGTTGAAGAGGACGATGAGGATTTGAGTTGGGATTGA